A genomic window from Syngnathus typhle isolate RoL2023-S1 ecotype Sweden linkage group LG18, RoL_Styp_1.0, whole genome shotgun sequence includes:
- the LOC133171309 gene encoding uncharacterized protein LOC133171309, with product MSSNFCPQACIWNGGNRVQNGHLAILAWLHGTLADQRVVVEETSGPALHLSLVKLARVQTFDTSNISACSSSFCPPGGTKGFSFCRMVKIYMVLTCRIVNLLSRAVSSKDAVGTSATCWPKIKALQNHAEVSVLENFYNISGTLLVHQRLAASTLQQRWRIQVQKVKSLPVVFSLCELVHLGLCCLKSPLLCGAPSSTCL from the exons CTGCATCTGGAACGGAGGAAACAG gGTCCAAAATGGCCACCTTGCAATCCTCGCATGGCTTCATGGGACACTTGCAG ACCAGCGAGTTGTGGTTGAAGAGACGTCCGGCCCTGCCCTCCATTTATCACTGGTGAAACTCGCACGCGTCCAAACGTTTGACACGTCAAACATTTCAGCATGTTCTTCCTCTTTTTGTCCACCAGGTGGGACCAAAGGATTTAGTTTCTGTCGCATGGTGAAGATCTACATGGTTTTAACCTGTAGAATCGTCAACCTCTTGTCCAG AGCAGTTTCCAGTAAGGATGCAGTTGGAACATCTGCCACCTGCTGGCCAAAGATAAAAGCCCTCCAAAACCATGCAGAG GTATCAGTCCTGGAGAATTTTTACAACATTTCAGGAACTCTGCTTGTGCACCAGCGACTGGCTGCTTCCACTCtaca gcagAGGTGGCGAATCCAGGTCCAAAAAGTGAAAAGCCTGCCAGTTGTCTTCAGCCTCTGTGAGCTCGTTCACCTGGGTCTATGCTGCCTGAAGAGCCCTCTGCTG TGTGGCGCACCATCAAGTACCTGCTTGTAG